The genomic stretch TAAAAAAGAAAGCTATTGCATTCAATGATTAAAATCATTAGTTTGCAATAGCTTTTTTATTTTTTAATAATTTTTTTATAAGGAATTTAATTATTTATTGATTCTATTTAAAAATTTTTTATTAATTAACAAGATATATTATATAAATCCCAAAGCTCTTGCTAAAAAGATAATACCTAATATTAATATAATTATTACTAAAATTTTTACCATTTTTTACACTCCTTTAAAAAGTTTATTTTCTCTTAATTAGTCCAAGTAGCCAAATTAAAATGCAAGCTCCTACTACAGAAACTAAAATACTATGAAGATTTAAACCAGTTACTTTTTGAGCACCTAAAAAGTTAAAAACTATTCCACCAATGAAAGCACCAACAATTCCAGTTACTATATTAGCTATTGCTCCCATTGATGCATTTTTGTCCATTATTATACTAGCTATCCATCCAGAAAGTGCACCAAGTATTATCCAAGCTATTATTCCCATATTTTTCACCTTCTTCCTAATTATGAGTAATTATTTTTTCTTTTTGAAGATTGTTTTAAATATATCCCAACAATCTAAGGCTGTGTCTAGTGCACCAATGAAACCACCAATATTTTTCTTAGCACCAGTAGTTTTATCAATAAAATTTTGAGTGATAAATTTACTAGATTCAGCAACATTACTAGAAACATTTTTAATATTTTCTAATGTAGTAGACACATTACTAGAACTATCAACAATATTTTTTCTAGAAACTTTTAATATACTAGTAATATCTTCTACTAAAATATTTATTTTTTCTAAATTACTATTGGTATTTTCTAATATTTTTTCACTGTTTCTTACTAGATTAGGAATTTCAGTGATACTTTTTTCCAATTGTTCTTTATTTTTCTTTAATAGAGAATTTATTTTTGAAAAAAATGAAATAATCTTTATTAATGTAACAAAAAGTAATATAAAAAATATTGTAAGTGCTGTACTTAGAAGAATTTTTATAATTAGATCCAAATTAATTGTTACCATATTTTCCTCCTAGTTTTTCACTATTTTTTTACTTTTTCTTTTACAACTTCAGCTTTTTCTTCAATAATATCAGCTGTATCCTCTACATCTTCTTCAAAATCTTCAATTTTTTCTGGAATAGTTTCATTTCTAAGCTCATCATATTTTTCTGCAACAGCTTCTTTTATATTAGCAGCTTTATCTTTTACATAATTTTTTGCATTATTAAGATTTTCACTTACAAAATTAAGACCTTCTTTTGTTGCATTAGCAATGTCTTTTCTAGTTTCTTTTCCTGATTTTGGAGCAAATAGGATACCTAGTGTAAATCCTGCCCCAACACTTGCAAGAACTTTCATTGTTCCAATTAATTTCTCATTTCTAATTGCTCTTTCTCTTTCAAGACGTTTTTCTTCAATATAACGTATTAATCCCATATTCATACCTCCAAATTTTTTATTTTTATAACATTTATATATTTTTAGTAAAACATAAATGCTATAATTAATTACATTATATATTATTTTTTATCAAAATACAAGAAAAATATTTCAAAATATGTCAACTATTTTTTATAAAGTATTGAAATTAGTGATTTTATAAAATAAATTTTTAATTTTTTTAATTTAAAAATCCTCAATGCTTTTTAGACACATATTTTTTTATTATTTTTGAAATCCCTTACTTAATGTTA from Fusobacterium hwasookii encodes the following:
- a CDS encoding GlsB/YeaQ/YmgE family stress response membrane protein — its product is MGIIAWIILGALSGWIASIIMDKNASMGAIANIVTGIVGAFIGGIVFNFLGAQKVTGLNLHSILVSVVGACILIWLLGLIKRK
- a CDS encoding YtxH domain-containing protein; this encodes MGLIRYIEEKRLERERAIRNEKLIGTMKVLASVGAGFTLGILFAPKSGKETRKDIANATKEGLNFVSENLNNAKNYVKDKAANIKEAVAEKYDELRNETIPEKIEDFEEDVEDTADIIEEKAEVVKEKVKK